In a single window of the Streptomyces sp. NBC_00094 genome:
- a CDS encoding monodechloroaminopyrrolnitrin synthase PrnB family protein, translating into MFGDPRHRTEDIRAADPLGADALLAAVPAMNAAGDTAALAVALRALLPDPDRAAEWSVGDALAAMRDLGILLGSLKRHGVQPLAAVPEALPVLELLGRRTDMVPRDTVHHYTTWNPVGRRRRSYTGHPAEARLQEAVRMVFPGLVAALDDCSRIARLEPYDPGFATALDRVARHLRAMVDSIDLTVAQVSPEYFAVTLRPYFEEVEVAGRDYLGPAAAQVPLWPVDLTLWQCDRPDPAYDAFLAESLPYALPAWREFHDRHRGGVSAVSKLSAAVDRLRADRLPSPLSASAAALGRVLRILKTFRARHIGIARKAYSDDLRRYEEGSGGAPVALLRSILDLTRENETMVRRSTERRRPAGAPAGPTAA; encoded by the coding sequence TTGTTCGGCGATCCGCGTCATCGGACCGAGGACATACGAGCCGCCGACCCGCTGGGCGCCGACGCCCTGCTCGCCGCGGTGCCCGCGATGAACGCCGCGGGCGACACGGCCGCCCTGGCCGTCGCGCTGCGCGCCCTGCTCCCCGACCCGGACCGGGCCGCGGAGTGGAGCGTCGGGGACGCGCTGGCGGCGATGCGGGACCTCGGCATCCTGCTCGGCTCGCTGAAGCGGCACGGAGTGCAGCCGCTCGCGGCCGTCCCCGAGGCGCTTCCGGTGCTCGAACTCCTGGGCCGCCGCACGGACATGGTGCCCCGGGACACGGTCCACCACTACACGACCTGGAACCCGGTCGGCCGGCGCCGCCGCTCGTACACCGGCCACCCGGCGGAGGCCCGGCTCCAGGAGGCGGTCCGGATGGTGTTCCCGGGCCTGGTCGCGGCGCTCGACGACTGCTCCCGGATCGCCCGGCTCGAACCGTACGACCCCGGCTTCGCCACCGCCTTGGACCGGGTCGCCCGGCACCTGCGGGCGATGGTGGACTCGATCGACCTCACGGTCGCGCAGGTCTCGCCGGAGTACTTCGCGGTGACCCTGCGGCCGTACTTCGAGGAGGTCGAGGTGGCGGGCCGCGACTACCTGGGTCCGGCCGCCGCGCAGGTCCCGCTCTGGCCGGTCGACCTGACGCTCTGGCAGTGCGACCGCCCCGACCCCGCCTACGACGCCTTCCTGGCCGAGTCGCTGCCGTACGCGCTGCCGGCCTGGCGGGAGTTCCACGACCGGCACCGGGGCGGGGTGTCGGCGGTGAGCAAGCTGTCGGCGGCGGTCGACCGGCTGCGGGCCGACCGGCTGCCGTCCCCGCTCTCCGCCTCGGCGGCCGCGCTCGGCCGGGTGTTACGGATCCTCAAGACGTTCCGGGCCCGCCACATCGGCATCGCCCGCAAGGCGTACAGCGACGACCTGCGCCGGTACGAGGAGGGCAGCGGCGGCGCCCCCGTCGCGCTGCTGCGCTCGATCCTCGACCTCACCAGGGAGAACGAGACCATGGTGCGCCGTTCGACCGAGCGCCGCCGGCCCGCCGGGGCCCCTGCCGGACCGACGGCCGCGTAG